The genomic window TCTTACTTTATGCCATTgatataatgaaagtaaaaaaaatcaTGAGATAATGTTATCTGTTAATTTTTGTTTAGGCATTACAATAGGTTTTAGAAATGGCTGAATCTGTAACTCCAAGTGATTCGTTGACCAATTCTATTTCTTTAAATGGAGAAGAAATTAATTGGTCAGTACCAACAATGCCAACAACAGATACACCATTACAACACCAACAACTACATCAGCACCAACACAGACAACAACTATTACAAGTCAACCAGTCACTGAAGAAAATGGTAGTAATGAAATTGTTATtacaaaaaaaaggaagaagacttCACCAATTTAGGACGATTTTGACCAAGTTGAAAATTCTGAAGGTACAAAAGCTATTTGCAAGTATTGCAAATCTGTGTTTTCTTATGCTGGAAAAGGAGCTAGTACTTCACATTTATGGAGGCAGTCTAGTAGTTGCTTACAAAGGAGATTGCATGTTGCTGCACAAAAGAAGCAACCATTGATTCCATTTCAACCTTCCAATTCAAGTGTTAATCCATTTGTGACACCAGGTGCAAGATATTCTCAAGAGAAGATGAGACAAATAATTGCTATAGCAATTATGGTTCATGAGCATCCTTTTAGCATTGTTGAGGATGAAGTTTGGATGTGGGGCTTCCAATACGCTAATTCTGAATTTCATAAAATTCCTCGCAAAACTGCTCGAAGTCATTGCTTGGCGATATATGAGGCAGAAAAGAAACAATTGAAGACTTTGTTACAAGGTGTTAGGAAGATAAATTTGACAACTGACATGTGGAGATCAAGCCATCAAATTTTTGAATATATGGTTATCACAGGTCACTTTATTGATGCAGGGTGGAATCTTCAAAAAAGGATTTTGAGTTTTGTTCAGGTACCTGCTCCTAGACGTGGCATCGATGTTGCAGATGCTATTTTCAAGTATTTGAAGATTTGGGAAATTGAAAACAAAGTCTTCTCAGTATCTGTTGACAATGCTTCCTATAATGATTCATGTCTAAGGGCTCTTAAGGATACTATTTCAGATAACAACTCATTACCTGTTGGTGGTAGTTTGTTTCATGTTAGGTGATGTGTACACATTCTGAATTTGTTGGTACAAGATGTGCTAGGTAAAATTAAAGGTATTATTCACAAAGTTTGTGAGAGTGTCAAGTATGTTAATTTTAATGATTCAAGATTTAAAACATTTGTTGAGATTGCTGAGAACAAGCGTTTGAAGGAGAAAAAACTCATCATTGATTGTCCCATAAGATGGAATTCTACTTACAACATGTTATCTGTGGCTTTGAAGTTTAAATCTGTGTTTGCTGtttataaaaagaaagaaaaccccACTATAGTTACGAACCATCATCAGAGGATTGGAGGAAAGTTGAGAAGATTTGCAAACTTTTAAAAGTTTTTAATCTTGCTACTCATGTCATTTCTGGTAGTGAGTATCCTACTGCAAATTTGTACCTTCCTGAAGTTTGGAGAGTGAAACAAGTAATTGATGAAGCTATTGAAGATAGAGATTCCTTCATGAGAGAAATGGCAACCTCAATGAAAGAAAAATTTGACAAATATTAGGGAGAATGCAATATGGTAATGTCTCTTGCTTGTGTTTTGGATCCTAGGTGCAAGTTACATGTTATTAAATtctgttttcctttaatttacaAACCTGAGCATGTGGCTGCTGAAAAtattgaaaaagtgaagaatacaTTGCAAGAAATGTATGATGAATATGCTGAAGAGTGTCATGGTGATACAATAATAAGTGGAGTTAACACTAATGGTCTAGTTGCTTCTTCTAATTTGGTTAGTTCTGAAATTAGTGGAATTGATGAAATGTTGAATATGGTTCGGAAAAAAGAAGCCATTCATCCAACAAAATCAGAATTAGAAGTTTATCTTGATGAGAGTGCTTACATTCCTGAAGGCAATTCTAAGTCTTTTAGTGCTTTGGAGTGGTGGAAAAACAATAGCCTCAAGTTCAAGATTTTATCTAAAATGGCAGCGGACATATTAGCAATTCATGTCTCAACAGTGGCTTCAGAGTCTTCATTTAGTGCTGGAGGAAGAGTTATTGATTAATATCGTTCTCGACTAAATCAAGAATCCATTGAAGTTCTCATTTGTGGAGGAGATTGGCTTCGGAACAAGTATGGTTTGAAGAAAAAACCAAATGTAAAAATCAACTttctaatatttctctttttgacTAAGTAGCTatgttatagaaaatattttctctttttaaatgtGAGAACATTGATATTGGTATGATGTGAGTAGTTAGAATAATAAAGTTGAATTTCATGATATATAAATGAGGTATCATATAATTTATACTAAGATTATGACCACAATTTTATTTTGAACATTCTTTTTGTTACTAATAAAAAAAGTATTTGTtgcatttatattatttaaaaatctaATGATATGTGTATGTTTGCTTTTTTTTTCAAGATGTTCGAACAGGAAGATTAAATCACTTTCAAGTTTGGAGGGTTAATCCATTAATTGTT from Arachis ipaensis cultivar K30076 chromosome B09, Araip1.1, whole genome shotgun sequence includes these protein-coding regions:
- the LOC107615267 gene encoding zinc finger BED domain-containing protein RICESLEEPER 2-like, with the translated sequence MVMSLACVLDPRCKLHVIKFCFPLIYKPEHVAAENIEKVKNTLQEMYDEYAEECHGDTIISGVNTNGLVASSNLVSSEISGIDEMLNMVRKKEAIHPTKSELEVYLDESAYIPEGNSKSFSALEWWKNNSLKFKILSKMAADILAIHVSTVASESSFSAGGRVID